A section of the Citrus sinensis cultivar Valencia sweet orange chromosome 8, DVS_A1.0, whole genome shotgun sequence genome encodes:
- the LOC102612093 gene encoding serine/threonine-protein kinase ATR isoform X4, with product MSRTKSQELKVSLCTVYKRIAKTCPTHIWKPESLVQILCLSEPCFPLIDCFRVALAILGPDRVGGRLTNDVGLELSTSGYSANENWSVGEKRHINDVNILKIKRPRVDEENMLSDAVLVEPKPTHIFRCEKEEEFADYMREALRSFVELLDSPSVKPGSLKPNVALTALSMLCIAFSRYPQTNLSCRIFQQMYAWIPWICELAKQGCPITVDISIYLEGIHRILLLHGPSFMEIELFKNKGYGSDLLNVVLKLPWTHHVVVTEPHPPRKAKCAALQVFSKLGQSMTESDSEILDLALRDEFDEVRAEAVISLPVIVMWSGLGVLTNVFKRLESLGKDECEKVKRVFPISFGFLSCLSGTCSSIVDWDKNACKLLLNVEDDILSQTVDYLLENFWCSKCDTNVVHNQELSSKIVNPSDVQSKDLNFHSDFSFLLNIYFEFLYDESSEEVQLSCVRVIRRILVHGTRDVLLKTRSEWIKCIEFLLLNKRKAIRDAFCTQIGYFLQDTVLSSLFLDENASSRSNELKLLDVIKLAFTAADDPLILETLLESTAELMMAVDVHSQHFLFLLILLVEQLDNPHVTVRMNASRLIRKSCFFHLKGGCELLVSKAVLICNELFDYLSVRLASRPIMVREFAEAAFGVETEELVKKMIPAVLPKLVVSQQDNDQAVNIINELAKCLNTDMVPLIVTWIPKVLAFALHQADERRLLSALEFYCIQTGSDNQEIFAAALPALLDELICFVDGGDSDEINERLNRVPRVIRKVSTVLTGNEDLPGFLRNHFVGLLNSIDRKMLHAEDLSLQKQALKRIEILIEMIGSHLTTYVPKILVLLMHAINKESLQCEGLSVLHFFIEQLSRVSPSSTKHVISQVFAALIPFLERDKDNPSVLLNKVVKILEDLVLKNRAILKQHIHEFPLLPSIAALTEVNKAIQEARGPMTLKDQLLAAVDGLNHENLNVRYMVVCELSKLLKLKSEDVTALINGEACSDLDVLSTLISSLLRGCAEESRTVVGQKLKLVCADCLGALGAVDPAKVKGFSCQRFKIECSDDDLIFELIDKHLARAFRAAPDTIIQDSAALAIQELLKIAGCEASLDENVPASILQVLKDKEHLTVVASGTMGSDNIHEMNMRGRKFWDRFSIYVKEIIAPCLTSRFQLPSGSDSVSTGPIYLPSMSFRRWIYYWIRKLTVHATGSRASIFNACRGIVRHDMQTAIYLLPYLVLNAVCHGTEEARLGIAQEILSVLDAAASDHSGASVHGISGQSEVCIQAIFTLLDNLGQWVDDVKQELALSESLTSKQQGSKSKHPASSMHQDQLLTQCQYVSGLLSAIPKVTLARASFRCQAYARSLMYFESHVREKSGSFNPAAEKSGTFEDEDVSFLMEIYSFLDEPDGLSGLARLHKSLSLQDELLSNKKSGNWAEVFTSCEQALQMEPTSVQRHSDVLNCLLNMCHLQAMVTHVDGLISRIPQYKKTWCMQGVQAAWRLGRWDLMDEYLSGADEEGLLCSSSESNASFDMDVAKILQAMMKKDHFSVSDKIGVSKQVLIAPLAAAGMDSYTRAYPFIVKLHLLQELEDFHAILVNDSFLEKSFLPSDLKFSKLMANWENRLKYTQPSLWAREPLLAFRRMVFGASGLGAEVGNCWLQYAKLCRLAGHYETATRAILEAQASGAPNVHMEKAKLLWSTRRSDGAIAELQQNLLNKPVEVVGSTAISSITSLSLVPLNPLPVLSNTQTLNEKRDIAKTLLLYSRWIHYTGQKQKEDVITLYSRVRELQPMWEKGYFYMAKYCDDVLVDARKRQEENSEIGPSEKRWWFYVPDVLLFYAKGLHRGHKNLFQALPRLLTLWFDFGSICQRAGSSSNKDLKNVNGKVMSIMRGCLKDLPAYQWLTVLPQLVSRICHQNEEIVRLVKHIITSVLRQYPQQGLWIMAAVSKSTIPSRREAAAEIIQAAKKGSAHGNSANNLFGQFTSLIDHLIKLCFHAGQSKSRTINISTEFSALKRMMPLGIIMPIQQSLTVTLPPQDANLTESPSSDIFSASDLPTISGIADEAEILSSLQRPKKIVLLGSDGIKRPFLCKPKDDLRKDSRMMEFTAMINRLLSKYPESRRRKLYIRTFAVIPLTEDCGMVEWVPHTRGLRNILQDIYISCGKFDRQKTNPQIKRIYDQFQGKIPEDEMLKTKILPMFPPVFHKWFLTTFSEPAAWFRARVAYAHTTAVWSMVGHIVGLGDRHGENILFDSTTGDCVHVDFSCLFDKGLLLEKPELVPFRLTQNMIDGLGITGYEGTFLRVCEITLSVLRTHRETLMSVLETFIHDPLVEWTKSHKSSGVEVENPHAQRAISNIEARLQGSVVGVGAAPSLPLAVEGQARRLIAEAVSHKNLGKMYIWWMPWF from the exons ATGTCAAGAACCAAGAGCCAGGAACTTAAG GTTTCATTGTGCACTGTATACAAACGGATTGCCAAAACTTGCCCTACTCATATATGGAAGCCTGAATCTCTTGTACAGATACTATGTTTATCAGAACCTTGCTTTCCATTGATTGATTGTTTTCGAGTAGCTCTTGCTATTCTTGGTCCTGATCGTGTTGGAGGGAGGTTAACAAATGATGTTGGTCTAGAATTATCAACATCGGGTTATAGTGCAAATGAAAACTGGAGTGTAGGAGAAAAGAGGCATATCAatgatgtaaatattttaaaaatcaagcGTCCAAGGGTAGATGAGGAAAATATGCTTTCTGATGCTGTTCTAGTGGAGCCTAAGCCTACTCATATCTTTAGatgtgaaaaagaagaagaatttgcaGATTATATGCGTGAAGCGCTCCGTTCATTTGTTGAACTTTTAGACTCTCCCTCTGTTAAACCAGGTTCTCTAAAACCCAATGTTGCACTGACAGCTCTTAGCATGCTTTGCATTGCCTTCTCCAGATATCCTCAGACCAATTTATCATGCCGTATCTTTCAGCAGATGTATGCATGGATCCCATGGATTTGTGAGCTG GCAAAGCAAGGATGTCCAATTACTGTTGATATTTCCATCTACCTGGAAGGAATTCACCGCATCTTGCTTTTGCATG GTCCCTCTTTCATGGAGATTgaacttttcaaaaataaaggtTACGGTTCAGATCTTCTAAATGTTGTGCTAAAGCTTCCATGGACCCATCATGTTGTAGTTACTGAACCTCATCCTCCAAGGAAAGCAAAATGTGCTGCTCTTCAAGTTTTCTCCAAGCTTGGTCAAAGCATGACTGAAAGTGATTCTGAAATCTTGGATTTGGCTCTTCGTGATGAATTTGATGAAGTCAGAGCTGAAGCTGTTATTTCTTTACCAGTGATTGTCATGTGGTCAGGACTTGGTGTTCTCACAAATGTCTTCAAGAGACTGGA ATCTTTGGGGAAGGATGAATGTGAAAAAGTTAAGAGAGTTTTTCCCATTTCTTTTGGGTTTTTGTCATGTCTTTCTGGAACTTGCAGCAGTATTGTGGATTGGGATAAAAATGCCTGCAAACTATTATTGAATGTTGAAGATGATATTCTGAGTCAGACAGTAGATTATTTACTAGAAAATTTCTGGTGTTCTAAATGTGACACAAATGTTGTGCACAATCAAGAACTATCATCAAAAATTGTTAATCCATCTGATGTGCAGAGCAAGGACCTCAACTTCCACTCTGACTTCAGTTTTctattgaatatatattttgaatttctataTGATGAGTCTTCAGAAGAAGTTCAACTTTCCTGTGTGAGGGTTATCCGTCGTATACTTGTACATGGGACCAGAGATGTTCTGCTGAAAACGAGATCTGAATGGATTAAATGCATTGAATTTCTTCTGCTAAACAAAAGGAAGGCTATAAGAGATGCATTCTGCACTCAGATTGGTTACTTCCTTCAGGATACTGTTTTGAGTAGCTTATTTTTGGACGAGAATGCATCAAGTAGAAGTAACGAACTAAAGTTGTTGGATGTAATAAAACTTGCTTTCACAGCGGCTGACGACCCCCTGATCTTAGAAACTCTTCTGGAATCTACAGCTGAACTTATGATGGCAGTTGATGTTCACAGTCAgcactttttgtttttgctgaTTTTGTTGGTTGAGCAGCTTGATAATCCTCATGTGACAGTGAGAATGAACGCATCGAGGTTAATACGCAAATCCTGCTTCTTTCATCTTAAAGGAGGATGTGAATTATTAGTTTCAAAAGCTGTTCTTATATGCAATGAGCTGTTTGATTATCTATCAGTGAGGCTTGCAAGCCGACCAATCATGGTTAGAGAGTTTGCTGAGGCTGCTTTTGGTGTTGAAACTGAAGAACTTGTCAAGAAAATGATTCCAGCTGTTCTTCCAAAGCTTGTAGTGTCTCAGCAGGATAATGATCAAGCAGTTAACATCATAAATGAGTTGGCCAAGTGTTTGAACACTGACATGGTGCCACTGATTGTAACCTGGATACCAAAAGTGCTTGCTTTTGCTCTCCATCAAGCTGATGAGCGAAGATTACTGTCAGCTTTGGAATTTTACTGCATACAGACTGGTTCTGACAACCAAGAAATCTTTGCAGCCGCATTACCTGCTCTCTTGGATGAACTTATATGTTTTGTTGATGGTGGTGATTCAGATGAGATAAACGAAAG GTTAAACCGAGTACCGCGGGTGATTAGAAAAGTTTCTACAGTTCTGACTGGTAATGAAGATCTTCCAGGCTTTTTGAGGAATCATTTTGTTGGTCTCCTTAACAGTATTGACAGGAAAATGCTCCATGCTGAGGATTTGTCACTGCAGAAACAAGCTTTGAAACGTATTGAGATACTGATCGAAATGATAGGCTCACACCTTACTACTTATGTGCCGAAAATACTGGTTCTTCTCATGCATGCCATTAATAAAGAATCTCTTCAGTGTGAGGGTCTATCTGTCTTGCATTTCTTCATTGAGCAACTGTCAAGAGTGTCTCCATCCAGTACTAAACATGTAATTTCTCAAGTTTTTGCTGCTCTTATACCCTTCTTGGAGAGAGATAAAGACAATCCATCTGTGCTTTTGAATAAAGTGGTGAAAATTCTAGAAGATCTTGTCCTAAAGAACAGGGCTATCTTGAAGCAGCATATTCATGAGTTCCCTCTTTTGCCAAGTATTGCTGCACTGACAGAAGTGAACAAAGCCATCCAAGAAGCGCGCGGGCCAATGACTTTGAAAGATCAATTGCTAGCTGCTGTTGATGGTCTGAATCATGAGAATCTGAATGTAAGGTACATGGTAGTATGTGAGTTGAGCAAGTTGCTGAAACTTAAAAGCGAGGATGTTACTGCCTTAATCAATGGTGAagcttgttcagacttggATGTTTTAAGCACTTTGATCTCATCCTTACTCAGAGGATGTGCTGAAGAATCAAGAACTGTAGTTGGTCAGAAGCTAAAGTTGGTCTGTGCTGATTGCCTTGGAGCATTGGGTGCAGTTGATCCTGCCAAAGTGAAGGGTTTTTCATGCCAGCGCTTTAAAATTGAGTGTTCAGATGATGACCTTATTTTCGAGTTGATTGACAAACATCTGGCTAGAGCTTTTAGAGCTGCACCTGATACCATTATTCAAGATTCAGCTGCATTGGCTATTCAGGAACTGCTAAAGATTGCAGGTTGTGAGGCATCACTTGATGAGAATGTTCCTGCTTCTATTTTGCAGGTGCTGAAGGATAAAGAACATCTGACGGTTGTTGCATCTGGGACGATGGGTTCTGATAATATCCATGAGATGAATATGAGGGGTCGAAAGTTCTGGGATCGATTCTCTATTTATGTTAAAGAGATAATTGCCCCTTGTTTGACCTCTAGATTTCAGCTTCCAAGTGGGTCTGATTCTGTATCTACTGGCCCAATTTACCTGCCTTCTATGTCATTCAGAAGGTGGATATATTATTGGATCAGAAAACTGACTGTGCATGCTACTGGATCCCGGGCAAGCATTTTTAATGCTTGCAGAGGTATAGTGCGTCATGATATGCAAACAGCAATATATCTGCTTCCATATTTAGTTCTTAATGCTGTCTGTCACGGCACTGAGGAGGCACGTCTAGGCATTGCGCAAGAAATCCTCTCTGTTCTTGATGCTGCAGCTTCAGACCACAGTGGGGCTTCAGTGCATGGCATCAGCGGCCAAAGTGAAGTTTGCATTCAAGCTATCTTTACTCTTCTCGATAATCTTGGGCAGTGGGTGGATGATGTTAAACAAGAATTAGCTCTTTCAGAATCTTTAACTTCGAAGCAACAGGGATCCAAGTCGAAGCATCCAGCTTCTTCAATGCATCAAGATCAACTCCTTACTCAATGTCAATATGTTTCAGGGCTTTTATCTGCTATTCCAAAAGTTACCCTCGCTAGAGCTTCCTTCAGGTGTCAAGCCTATGCAAGGTCTTTAATGTACTTTGAGTCTCATGTGCGTGAAAAGTCAGGTTCCTTCAACCCTGCAGCTGAAAAGAGTGGCACCTTTGAGGATGAAGATGTATCATTTCTGATGGAAATATACAGCTTTTTGGATGAGCCTGATGGTCTTTCTGGATTGGCACGTTTACATAAATCATTAAGTTTACAAGATGAGCTCTTATCAAACAAGAAATCAGGAAACTGGGCTGAAGTTTTTACTTCCTGTGAACAGGCCTTGCAAATGGAGCCTACTTCAGTTCAGAGGCATTCGGATGTCCTCAATTGCTTACTGAACATGTGCCATCTTCAGGCCATGGTAACTCATGTGGACGGTCTGATTTCTAGGATACCACAGTACAAAAAAACATGGTGCATGCAAGGTGTGCAAGCAGCATGGAGGCTTGGAAGGTGGGACTTGATGGATGAGTACCTTAGTGGGGCTGATGAAGAGGGTTTACTTTGTAGCAGCTCTGAGAGTAACGCTTCCTTTGACATGGATGTTGCAAAGATTCTGCAGGCAATGATGAAGAAGGATCATTTCTCTGTTTCTGATAAAATTGGAGTGTCGAAACAAGTTCTGATTGCTCCTCTAGCTGCTGCAGGCATGGATTCCTATACACGGGCTTATCCATTCATCGTCAAACTTCACTTACTACAGGAGCTGGAGGACTTCCATGCTATTCTAGTTAATGACTCTTTCTTGGAGAAATCATTTCTTCCAAGTGATCtgaaattctcaaaattaatgGCTAACTGGGAAAATAGGCTCAAATATACTCAACCATCATTGTGGGCAAGAGAGCCACTTTTGGCTTTCCGGAGAATGGTATTTGGTGCCAGTGGTCTTGGTGCTGAAGTTGGGAATTGCTGGCTTCAATATGCAAAGCTTTGTCGCTTGGCCGGCCATTATGAGACTGCAACCAGAGCAATTCTTGAGGCCCAGGCTTCTGGTGCGCCTAATGTTCACATGGAAAAGGCTAAGCTTCTTTGGAGTACCAGAAGATCCGATGGTGCCATTGCAGAGCTACAACAAAATCTCCTGAATAAGCCAGTTGAGGTTGTAGGGTCTACAGCAATATCATCAATTACTAGCCTTTCTCTTGTTCCACTTAACCCTCTACCTGTACTTTCCAATACTCAAACTTTGAATGAGAAACGTGACATTGCAAAGACCCTTCTCCTTTATTCTAGGTGGATCCATTACACTGGACAGAAGCAGAAGGAAGATGTGATTACTCTTTATTCGAGGGTGAGAGAACTGCAGCCGATGTGGGAGAAAGGATACTTCTATATGGCTAAGTATTGTGATGATGTGCTTGTTGATGCCAGGAAACGACAAGAAGAAAATTCCGAAATAGGTCCCTCTGAGAAGCGTTGGTGGTTTTATGTACCTGATGTTCTATTATTCTATGCAAAGGGGCTACATAGGGGCCACAAGAATCTCTTTCAAGCTCTTCCAAGGTTGTTAACCCTCTGGTTCGACTTTGGAAGCATTTGTCAAAGAGCTGGCTCATCCTCTAAcaaagatttgaaaaatgtCAATGGGAAG GTCATGAGTATTATGAGGGGCTGTTTGAAGGATTTGCCCGCATATCAGTGGTTAACAGTGTTGCCTCAGTTGGTTTCAAGAATTTGCCACCAGAATGAAGAAATTGTTCGATTAGTTAAACACATCATTACTTCGGTTCTCCGACAGTACCCACAACAAGGCTTGTGGATTATGGCAGCAGTTTCAAAATCCACGATTCCTTCAAGGCGAGAGGCTGCTGCAGAAATCATACAAGCTGCTAAAAAGGGGTCCGCCCATGGAAATAGTGCTAACAATCTGTTTGGCCAGTTCACTAGCTTGATTGATCATTTGATCAAATTGTGCTTCCATGCAGGCCAATCAAAATCAAGGACAATTAACATCTCAACGGAATTCAGTGCCTTGAAAAGGATGATGCCGTTGGGAATAATCATGCCAATTCAACAATCTCTTACTGTTACTCTCCCACCACAGGATGCTAATCTCACTGAATCCCCGTCATCTGATATCTTTTCTGCATCAGATCTTCCTACAATATCAGGAATAGCTGATGAAGCCGAGATTCTTTCATCTCTTCAGCGACCTAAGAAA ATTGTTCTATTGGGCAGTGATGGCATTAAGCGCCCTTTCCTCTGCAAGCCAAAGGATGATCTGAGGAAAGATTCCCGTATGATGGAATTTACTGCAATGATAAATCGTTTGTTGTCCAAATACCCTGAAAGCCGTCGTAGGAAGCTCTATATTCGTACTTTTGCCGTTATCCCTCTAACAGAAGATTGTGGTATGGTGGAGTGGGTGCCCCATACTCGTGGACTCCGGAATATACTTCAAGACATCTATATATCCTGCGGCAAATTTGATAGACAGAAGACCAATCCCCAAATTAAACGAATTTATGATCAATTCCAAGGTAAAATACCTGAAGATGAGATGTTGAAGACCAAGATCCTTCCAATGTTTCCCCCGGTATTCCACAAATGGTTCTTGACGACATTTTCAGAGCCTGCTGCATGGTTCAGGGCTCGGGTTGCCTATGCCCACACTACTGCAGTTTGGTCAATGGTTGGGCATATTGTGGGGCTTGGTGATAGACATGGGGAAAATATTCTCTTTGATTCTACCACAGGGGACTGTGTTCATGTTGATTTCAGTTGCTTATTTGATAAAGGTTTGCTGTTGGAGAAGCCTGAGCTGGTGCCGTTCAGGCTAACCCAG AACATGATCGATGGCTTGGGCATCACTGGATATGAGGGTACATTTTTGAGAGTTTGTGAAATCACGCTTTCAGTTCTAAGAACTCACAGGGAGACTTTGATGAGTGTTCTTGAAACTTTTATTCATGACCCTCTTGTAGAGTGGACAAAATCTCACAAGTCCAGTGGGGTAGAAGTTGAGAACCCTCATGCACAG CGGGCCATCAGTAATATTGAGGCTAGGTTGCAGGGGTCAGTTGTTGGGGTTGGAGCAGCACCATCTTTGCCTTTGGCTGTAGAAGGTCAGGCTCGTCGCCTAATTGCTGAAGCAGTCTCTCACAAAAATCTGGGGAAGATGTATATATGGTGGATGCCATGGTTTTAA